Proteins encoded within one genomic window of Actinoplanes octamycinicus:
- a CDS encoding DinB family protein, with amino-acid sequence MTELDAKANLHRYLREAREALLGKLDGLSEYDVRRPLVPTGTNLLGLVKHVAMMAAGYFGEVFDRPFPEPLSGLDPDAEPNADMWAAADESRDDITGLWHRAWAHADATIDALPVDAPGAVRWWGGEPVALHLILTHMLAELNRHAGHADIVRELIDGEAGWRRPGDNLADLDDWSAYRDRLEETARKFA; translated from the coding sequence ATGACGGAACTCGACGCCAAGGCGAACCTGCACCGATACCTGCGGGAGGCCCGCGAGGCGCTGCTCGGCAAACTGGACGGTCTCTCCGAGTACGACGTGCGCCGCCCGCTCGTGCCCACCGGCACGAACCTGCTCGGACTGGTCAAACACGTGGCGATGATGGCCGCGGGCTACTTCGGCGAGGTGTTCGACCGGCCGTTCCCCGAGCCGCTCTCCGGCCTGGACCCGGACGCCGAGCCGAACGCCGACATGTGGGCCGCCGCCGACGAGTCCCGCGACGACATCACCGGCCTGTGGCACCGGGCGTGGGCGCACGCCGACGCGACCATCGACGCGCTGCCGGTCGACGCGCCCGGCGCGGTCCGCTGGTGGGGCGGCGAGCCGGTGGCGCTGCACCTGATCCTCACGCACATGCTGGCCGAGCTGAACCGCCACGCCGGCCACGCCGACATCGTCCGCGAACTGATCGACGGCGAAGCCGGCTGGCGCCGCCCGGGCGACAACCTCGCCGACCTCGACGACTGGTCCGCCTACCGCGACCGCTTGGAGGAGACGGCCCGCAAGTTCGCCTGA
- a CDS encoding cytochrome P450, whose translation MIDLTDPEIYVHGIPHAEFAELRRSTPVRWIPQARGSAGFDDEGYWAVTRHADVMTVSRDSETFSSWENTAIVRFQADMPRDRIEMQRAVLLNMDPPQHTQQRAIVSRGFTPRAITSLRTALATRAERIVREAGEAAEGDFVTEIACELPLQAIAELLGVPQEDRRNVFDWSNAMIGYDDPEYRGAADPMEPAMELLAYAMKMAEERQACPRDDIVSTLVQAEIDGEHLSADEFGFFVLMLAVAGNETTRNAISHGMLALLEHPEQWAAFQQTRPRTAVDEIVRWGTPVNVFQRTATRDTELGGQRIAKGDRVALFYGSANFDEAVFDHPERFDITRSPNPHLGFGGSGAHFCLGANLARLEIDLIFNAIADRMPGISLAGPAERLRSGWLNSIKHLPVRYR comes from the coding sequence GTGATCGACCTCACCGACCCGGAGATCTACGTCCACGGCATCCCGCACGCGGAGTTCGCCGAGCTGCGCCGCAGCACCCCGGTGCGGTGGATCCCGCAGGCCCGCGGCAGCGCCGGTTTCGACGACGAGGGTTACTGGGCGGTGACCCGGCACGCCGACGTGATGACCGTGTCCCGGGACAGCGAGACCTTCTCCAGCTGGGAGAACACGGCGATCGTGCGGTTCCAGGCGGACATGCCGCGGGACCGGATCGAGATGCAGCGGGCCGTGCTGCTCAACATGGACCCACCCCAGCACACCCAGCAGCGCGCGATCGTGTCGCGCGGCTTCACCCCGCGAGCGATCACCAGTCTGCGTACGGCCCTGGCCACCCGTGCCGAGCGGATCGTCCGCGAGGCCGGCGAGGCGGCGGAGGGCGACTTCGTCACCGAGATCGCCTGCGAGCTGCCCCTGCAGGCGATCGCCGAGCTGCTCGGCGTGCCGCAGGAGGACCGGCGCAACGTCTTCGACTGGTCGAACGCGATGATCGGCTACGACGACCCGGAGTACCGCGGCGCCGCCGACCCGATGGAACCGGCGATGGAGCTGCTCGCGTACGCGATGAAGATGGCCGAGGAGCGGCAGGCCTGCCCGCGCGACGACATCGTCTCCACGCTGGTCCAGGCCGAGATCGACGGCGAGCACCTGTCCGCCGACGAGTTCGGCTTCTTCGTGCTGATGCTCGCCGTGGCCGGCAACGAGACCACCCGCAACGCGATCTCGCACGGCATGCTGGCGCTGCTCGAACACCCCGAGCAGTGGGCGGCCTTCCAGCAGACCCGGCCGCGGACCGCGGTCGACGAGATCGTCCGCTGGGGCACCCCGGTGAACGTGTTCCAGCGGACCGCGACCCGGGACACCGAGCTGGGCGGGCAGCGGATCGCGAAGGGGGACCGGGTCGCGCTCTTCTACGGGTCGGCGAACTTCGACGAGGCGGTCTTCGACCACCCGGAGCGGTTCGACATCACCCGCAGCCCGAACCCGCACCTCGGCTTCGGCGGCAGCGGCGCGCACTTCTGCCTCGGCGCCAACCTGGCCCGCCTGGAGATCGACCTGATCTTCAACGCGATCGCCGACCGGATGCCCGGGATCAGCCTGGCCGGCCCGGCCGAGCGGCTGCGCTCCGGCTGGCTGAACAGCATCAAGCACCTGCCGGTGCGGTATCGATGA
- a CDS encoding steroid 3-ketoacyl-CoA thiolase, with protein sequence MGVPVIVEAVRTPIGRRGGVLADRHPAELLGTVQRALLDRAALDPARVEQAVGGCVTQGGEQSNNITRTAWLHAGLPHATGCATVDAQCGSAQHAAHLIAGLIAADAIGTGVACGVESMSRVPLRANLGDAGLPRPDSWTLDLPNQYVAAERIADRRGLTREDLDRFGVRSQANAARAWREGRFDREVTPVGGVDRDQGLRDTTPAGLAGLRPVLPDGRHTAGTSSQISDGAAAILLMDAGLARDLGVRPRARIRAQCLIGAEPYYHLDGPIAATDRVLARTGMKIEDLDVIEVNEAFAAVVLSWLTVHQADPDRVNVNGGAIALGHPVGSTGARLLTTALHELERSGGSTALITMCAGGAMATATIIERL encoded by the coding sequence ATGGGCGTACCGGTGATCGTCGAAGCGGTCCGCACCCCGATCGGCCGCCGCGGCGGCGTGCTCGCCGACCGGCACCCCGCCGAGCTGCTCGGCACCGTCCAGCGCGCGCTGCTCGACCGCGCCGCGCTCGACCCGGCCCGCGTCGAGCAGGCCGTCGGCGGCTGCGTCACCCAGGGCGGCGAGCAGTCGAACAACATCACCCGGACCGCCTGGCTGCACGCCGGCCTGCCGCACGCCACCGGCTGCGCCACCGTCGACGCCCAGTGCGGCTCCGCCCAGCACGCCGCGCACCTGATCGCCGGGCTGATCGCCGCCGACGCGATCGGGACCGGCGTGGCCTGCGGCGTCGAGTCGATGAGCCGGGTCCCGCTGCGGGCCAACCTCGGCGACGCCGGCCTGCCCCGCCCCGACTCCTGGACCCTCGACCTGCCGAACCAGTACGTCGCCGCCGAGCGGATCGCCGACCGGCGCGGGCTGACCCGGGAGGACCTGGACCGGTTCGGCGTGCGCTCGCAGGCCAACGCGGCCCGGGCCTGGCGGGAGGGGCGCTTCGACCGCGAGGTGACGCCGGTCGGCGGCGTCGACCGGGACCAGGGCTTGCGCGACACCACGCCGGCCGGCCTGGCCGGGCTGCGCCCGGTGCTGCCCGACGGCCGGCACACCGCGGGCACCTCCTCGCAGATCTCCGACGGCGCCGCGGCGATCCTGCTGATGGACGCCGGCCTGGCCCGGGATCTCGGCGTGCGGCCACGGGCCCGGATCCGGGCGCAGTGCCTGATCGGCGCGGAACCCTACTACCACCTGGACGGGCCGATCGCCGCCACCGACCGGGTCCTGGCCCGCACCGGCATGAAGATCGAGGACCTGGACGTGATCGAGGTGAACGAGGCCTTCGCCGCCGTGGTGCTCTCCTGGCTGACCGTGCACCAGGCCGACCCGGACCGGGTCAACGTGAACGGCGGCGCGATCGCCCTCGGCCACCCGGTCGGCAGCACCGGCGCCCGCCTGCTCACCACGGCCCTGCACGAGCTGGAACGCTCCGGCGGCAGCACCGCCCTGATCACCATGTGCGCCGGCGGCGCCATGGCCACCGCCACCATCATCGAACGCCTCTGA
- a CDS encoding TetR/AcrR family transcriptional regulator produces the protein MAPSEARQRLLTTASRIFYAEGIHAVGVDRILAEANGTRATFYRHFPGKEDLVVAYLREADAGIRGQLDEAAAGLPPAGAVRAVAASIVAGIRSPGFRGCAFLNAVAEYPQPDHPVHQAVLAHRQWFLDTITALLARIDEAGAEPAGRHFVMLRDGAMAAGCLFDPAAIGETFLRGVDNLLDAHGARRSR, from the coding sequence ATGGCTCCCAGCGAGGCGCGGCAGCGGCTGCTCACCACGGCGTCCCGGATCTTCTACGCGGAGGGCATCCACGCGGTCGGCGTCGACCGGATCCTGGCCGAGGCGAACGGGACGCGGGCCACCTTCTACCGGCACTTCCCCGGCAAGGAAGACCTGGTCGTGGCGTATCTGCGGGAGGCCGACGCGGGCATCCGCGGGCAGCTCGACGAAGCCGCCGCCGGGCTGCCGCCGGCCGGCGCGGTCCGCGCGGTGGCCGCCTCAATCGTCGCCGGCATCCGGTCACCCGGCTTCCGCGGGTGCGCCTTCCTGAACGCGGTCGCGGAGTATCCGCAGCCGGATCACCCGGTGCATCAGGCCGTGCTCGCGCACCGGCAGTGGTTCCTCGACACGATCACGGCGCTGCTCGCCCGGATCGACGAGGCCGGCGCGGAGCCGGCCGGCCGGCACTTCGTCATGCTGCGCGACGGCGCGATGGCGGCCGGCTGCCTCTTCGACCCGGCGGCCATCGGCGAGACCTTCCTGCGCGGCGTCGACAACCTCCTCGACGCGCACGGCGCCCGCCGATCGCGATGA
- a CDS encoding DUF6585 family protein: MTQPAHTPDPHPSAAPAPPPDEVLQAAASRQFGRLVAGQRGSNPFGNLAFGLGGGIALIAGGILLAWLGSLIDFRPLALLGCPLMVVGVVVLGYALAALFAGFTATYLFEQGLVHTKNKKLDAVAWSEVDQLWLWKAGGNNALTGKLLCYYVVTFDGRKVPVEVAVAKGEQPLGPQLEQIVAQLGRPVVDSGPLVGKMRP, encoded by the coding sequence ATGACTCAACCAGCTCACACCCCCGATCCCCACCCGTCCGCCGCACCGGCCCCGCCGCCGGACGAGGTGCTCCAGGCGGCCGCGAGCCGCCAGTTCGGCCGGCTGGTCGCCGGGCAGCGCGGCAGCAACCCGTTCGGCAACCTGGCCTTCGGGCTCGGCGGCGGCATCGCGCTGATCGCCGGCGGCATCCTGCTCGCCTGGCTCGGCTCGCTGATCGACTTCCGGCCGCTGGCGCTGCTCGGCTGCCCGCTGATGGTGGTCGGCGTGGTCGTCCTGGGCTACGCGCTGGCCGCCCTGTTCGCCGGGTTCACCGCGACCTACCTGTTCGAGCAGGGTCTGGTGCACACCAAGAACAAGAAGCTGGACGCGGTGGCCTGGTCCGAGGTGGACCAGCTCTGGCTGTGGAAGGCGGGCGGCAACAACGCGCTCACCGGCAAGCTGCTCTGCTACTACGTGGTCACCTTCGACGGCCGCAAGGTGCCGGTCGAGGTGGCCGTGGCCAAGGGCGAGCAGCCGCTGGGCCCGCAGCTGGAGCAGATCGTCGCGCAGCTCGGCCGGCCGGTGGTGGACAGCGGTCCGCTCGTCGGCAAGATGCGCCCGTGA
- a CDS encoding SDR family oxidoreductase: protein MTGPPAGRALLDGKVVVVTAAAGTGIGAAVAERCLAEGARVVLSDRHERRLAETGERLTEAYGKRVLTWVCDVTEESAVRALVSGAAAGFGRLDVMINNAGLGGERAVTEMTDDEWGLVLDVTLTGTFRCTRAALRQMIAQGGGGAVVNNASVLGWRAQAGQAHYAAAKAGVMAFTRCAALDVAAHGIRVNAVAPSLATHPHLSRVIGEPELAELARREAFGRAAQPWEVATVVAFLASDYAAYLTGEVISVSSQHP, encoded by the coding sequence GTGACCGGCCCGCCCGCCGGGCGCGCGCTGCTGGACGGCAAGGTCGTGGTGGTGACCGCGGCGGCCGGGACCGGGATCGGGGCGGCCGTCGCCGAGCGCTGTCTCGCCGAGGGGGCCCGGGTGGTCCTCAGCGATCGCCACGAGCGGCGTCTCGCCGAGACCGGTGAGCGGTTGACGGAGGCGTACGGGAAACGGGTCTTGACCTGGGTCTGTGACGTCACCGAGGAGAGCGCCGTGCGGGCTCTGGTGAGCGGCGCGGCGGCCGGGTTCGGGCGGCTCGACGTGATGATCAACAACGCCGGGCTGGGTGGTGAGCGCGCGGTCACCGAGATGACCGACGACGAGTGGGGGCTGGTTCTCGACGTCACGCTGACCGGGACCTTCCGGTGCACCCGGGCGGCGCTGCGGCAGATGATCGCGCAGGGCGGCGGGGGAGCGGTGGTCAACAACGCGTCGGTGCTCGGCTGGCGGGCGCAGGCCGGGCAGGCGCACTACGCGGCGGCGAAGGCGGGGGTGATGGCGTTCACCCGGTGTGCCGCGCTGGACGTGGCGGCGCACGGCATCCGGGTGAACGCGGTGGCGCCCAGCCTGGCCACCCACCCGCACCTGAGCCGGGTGATCGGTGAGCCGGAGCTGGCCGAGCTGGCCCGGCGCGAGGCGTTCGGCCGGGCCGCTCAGCCGTGGGAGGTGGCGACCGTCGTGGCGTTCCTGGCCAGCGACTACGCCGCCTACCTCACCGGCGAGGTGATCTCAGTGAGCAGCCAGCATCCGTGA
- a CDS encoding acyl-CoA dehydrogenase family protein gives MEDDREFRREIRDWLAANVTDELRGAGGAGRESEAFASRLEFTRRLAAAGWSTLAWPVEHGGRGASLRRQVIFHEEYARAGAPGRVDHIGVTMVGPTLIQLGTERQRARFLPGIAAATELWCQGYSEPGAGSDLAAVTTRAELDGDHWVLTGQKVWTSLAHVADWCFVLARTAPVPAGAARHAGLSYLLVPMRQSGVTVRPIRQLTGDSEFNEVFFDGARTERDLVVGEPGQGWRVAMATLGFERGAATVGQQVGFQRDLDDLVALARRTGAAADPVVRERLTRAWLDLTVLRAHTLRLLSGPPSVGSASVIKLLWSRWRQGLGELAMTVLGPAGVACAGDRDGEVDRWRRLFLFSRADTIYGGSTEIQRGILAERVLGLPRQDRR, from the coding sequence GTGGAGGACGACCGGGAGTTCCGGCGGGAGATCCGCGACTGGCTCGCCGCGAATGTCACCGACGAGTTGCGCGGCGCCGGTGGCGCCGGCCGGGAGAGCGAGGCCTTCGCCAGCCGTCTGGAGTTCACCCGCAGGCTGGCCGCAGCCGGGTGGAGCACGCTGGCCTGGCCGGTCGAGCACGGCGGCCGCGGGGCGTCGCTGCGCCGCCAGGTGATCTTCCACGAGGAGTATGCGAGGGCCGGCGCCCCCGGCCGGGTCGACCACATCGGCGTCACCATGGTCGGCCCGACCCTGATCCAGCTCGGCACCGAGCGGCAGCGGGCGCGGTTCCTGCCCGGCATCGCCGCGGCCACCGAGCTGTGGTGCCAGGGCTATTCGGAGCCCGGCGCCGGCTCCGACCTGGCCGCCGTCACCACCCGCGCCGAGCTTGACGGTGACCACTGGGTGCTCACCGGGCAGAAGGTGTGGACGTCGCTGGCGCACGTGGCCGACTGGTGTTTCGTGCTGGCCCGCACCGCGCCGGTCCCGGCCGGCGCCGCCCGGCACGCCGGCCTGTCCTACCTGCTGGTGCCGATGCGGCAGAGCGGTGTCACGGTCCGCCCGATCCGGCAGCTCACCGGGGACAGCGAGTTCAACGAGGTGTTCTTCGACGGCGCCCGCACCGAGCGGGACCTGGTCGTCGGCGAGCCCGGCCAGGGCTGGCGGGTGGCGATGGCGACGCTCGGCTTCGAGCGCGGCGCGGCCACCGTCGGCCAGCAGGTCGGCTTCCAGCGTGACCTGGACGACCTGGTGGCCCTGGCCCGGCGCACCGGCGCGGCCGCCGACCCGGTCGTGCGCGAGCGGCTGACCCGGGCCTGGCTCGACCTGACCGTGCTGCGGGCGCACACCCTGCGGCTGCTGTCCGGGCCGCCGTCGGTGGGCAGCGCCTCCGTGATCAAGCTGCTCTGGTCGCGGTGGCGGCAGGGGCTCGGCGAGCTGGCGATGACCGTGCTCGGGCCGGCCGGGGTGGCGTGCGCCGGCGACCGGGACGGGGAGGTGGACCGCTGGCGGCGGCTGTTCCTGTTCAGCCGGGCGGACACGATCTACGGCGGCTCCACCGAGATCCAGCGCGGCATCCTGGCCGAGCGGGTGCTGGGGCTGCCCCGGCAGGACCGCCGGTGA